One Nitrospirota bacterium genomic window, GTGCTCCGAGGGCAGAAGGCAGTGGACCTTAACAAGACGCACACGGTCCTCATACTCGGCTCGGGCATATCAGGTCTTTTACATGTCCAGATGGCAAAGCTTAAGGGCGCCGCAGTAATTTCCACGGATGTCAACGAATACAGGCTGAATAAGGCAGTTGAATTCGGCGCTGATTATGCTGTCAGGGCCTGCCAGTATTCAGCGGATGAATTAAAAAAAATGAACAACGGCAATCTGGCGGATGTTGTTATTGTTTGCGCCGGCGCAAAAGAAGCTGTCAACGACGCGCTCAACTCCGTTGACAGGAAAGGCACTATAATATTTTTCGCCGTGCCAAGCGAGGACATAACCCTGCCCTCCGTACGATTCTGGAGGGATGAGATGACCGTGTTATTTTCATATGGCGCCGCACCTGAGGACCTTCGTGATGCAATGCAGTTAATCGGCAGTAATATGATTAATGTCAGGAAGATGATAACTCACAAACTGCCTTTTTCCGAGATACAGGAGGGATTTAAACTCGTTTCCGAGGGAAAACGGTCTCTGAAGGTTGTGATGGTTCCTGATGAGCCGAAGTAATTAATTAATGTCTAATTACAAAGCTCAAATGCCAATTTTATTTGAAATTTAGATTTTAGAATTTGACATTATTTTGTTTTTGTCCTTGCCTGAAGCACGCTGTCTTTGATTTTTAAAGACTGATCAAGCATCATGACATATTTAATGTACTTAACGCCGAATTTCATCAGTTCTATCTCGTCTGTCCTGATTTTTTCTATTTCTTTTTCTTCAAGGTCAAAGACGTCAAGGAACCTGCTGTCAAAAATGAATCTCCTGAAGTTGTCCATATCATAGCTTGCCATGTAGAACTGACGCAGTTTTTTTTCGTCAGGCTCGGGCTGTCCCGGGAGATTTCTTCTCAGTTGCATTGCCTTCCAGTCCCTGTTCATCTCATCATACAGCTGAACCTCCTGATCTATCCGCCATGATTCAATGGTCCAGCTTTTGTTTTCATCAAAGCCGAAACAATGAGGCTCATTAATGAAAAAATAAAATTCTTCGTCCTCAGGCCCGTCTTTGCCTGCGACTTTTAACGTGCCCTGCCCTATCGGATAGTAGCGGCAGCTCGCAGGCCTGTCAGTGTAAATTGTACAGCCCTCAGGCGTAACAAAGGGGCATTTTCTCTCCTTATTATCAGACATCTTCAGCATTACATGAGGATGTGAGGATTTATCATCAATTTTTATATAGGTGTATTCTGACAGGAATTTGTCTGAGGATATCTTGAGCCTGTTCTTCAGCCTCAGTATGTCATATGGCATAAGAAAGATTTCTATGTTACTGCAGCATTTGGTGAAGCACCTGATTCCCTTATGGCATCTGAATTTGAACTTAGCATTCAAGTCCAGCTTTGTCGGCATTACTACATCCATATTTGGCATTGTCTATCTCCTGATATCTTTATTAGTTAGTTTTTAATACCCCATCCCGAAAGCCTTCGGGACTGTGGGATTTCCTTGTTTCTGTCATTCTGGCTTGTCCAGAATCTTTCTGAAGGATTCCCGACAAGCGGGAATGACGGCTAAAGAAGCACAATTTAATATAAGGCATATGTGTCTGAGAAACTTTAAGGCAACACCTTAGAGTCATGCTGCCTTTTACAAATAGTTTAGGGCAAATACTTAAAACTTTTTGCAGCATGACAGATAATAATCATTGTTGTATTCTTAAAGTGTTGAAGATATATATGCCGTTATTGTGCTACCCCTCTTCTTAACCCATGACCCCTTGAACCCTACTTAATTACAATTCCCGCGTATCCGACCACGGCAGAATAATCGCCACTGGCGTCGCCTGAGGTCATATACTTAACAAACGCCGCCTTTTTAGCGCCCAGTTTCTTAACTGCAAAGAGCATTGCAGTCACAGGGGCAAATCCGCACATGCTGATGTTTTCTCCGGTGACCGTTTTATACAATCCTTCAGGGTCAAGGTCCAGTATCTTGTTAATGGCTTTTTTATCTTTAGCCCTTGCTGCAGAATCCGGTTCATAATGGCTCATGTCAGAGCTTGCAACAATCGTGACAGGATATTTAGTATCCTGAACGGCGTCTGCCAAAGCCAGACCGACTTCCCTGCATACATCCAATGAGTATGCCATCATTATAACAGGCACAATCAATACATCAGATGAAAAATGCAGTATAAACGGCAGCTGCACCTCAAGCGAATGCTCCATCAAATGCGCCGTGCTGTCTTCCTGAATCAAAGGAGAGCACTGCATAATTTTTTTTGCAAGCGCTTTGTCTATCGTCAAAACGCCTGTCGGAACCTCCCATTCCCCGTCTGCCATTAAAGATACGGGCTTGCCTAATCCTGTATGGTTAGGTCCGATAAGTATAAAGGTATGGGGAATTTCAATCCTTGAGTAAACAGCGCCGGCAACACTGCCTGAATACATGAGCCCCGCATGCGGGGATACAACACCAATAACCTTTTCTTTGGCGGCCGACTCAATATATCGCTGGACCTCTTTTAAAAGTCCTGCAGAAGAACCCTGATAAAACTGTCCCGCCACTGCCGGCCTGCGTTTCATATTGTATTCCGAATCTTGTATAACGGCATATATGCTTTCAAAACTTTGGGGAATTAAAAGGTTTCCCTGTCCGAATAAGCTTTAAACTTTGTGAATTTATCAAGAAATGTGAGTTTAATTTCCCTGGTAGGCCCGTTTCTTTGCTTAGCCACATTCAGCTCGGCAACCCCTTCCTCAGCATCTTTTGCCTTATAATATTCCCCTCTGTACAGAAACATTATTGTGTCAGCATCCTGCTCAATGGCGCCTGACTCCCTTAAATCGGCAAGTAAAGGGCGTTTGTTGTCTCTTTGTTCACAGCTCCGGTTAAGCTGACTTATTACAATAACAGTGATGGAGAGATCCTTTGCCAGCGCCTTTAATGAGCGTGATATTTCTGAAATCGCCTGCTCCCTCTGGATAAAAGAGCCTTCACCCCTCATGAGCTGAAGATAGTCTATGATTATAAGTCCTAATCCGTGTTCGGCTTTAAGCCTGCGCGACTTGGCTCTTATCTCAAGCACTGAATTAAAAGTGTCATCTATATAAATTTTAGCCTCAGCAAGACGGCCTGCGGCAGCAACAAGTTTTCTGTAATCTTCCTTTGTGTGATAACCCGAGCGCACACTTTTGGAATCCACCTCTGCCTCAGAGCACAGCATCCTCAGGACAATCTGGGCGCTTGTCATTTCAAGGCTGAAAATAGCCACAGGGAGATTGCCTTCTATTCCGACGTGCGCGGCGATATTAAGGCAAAAAGCGGTTTTACCCATTCCGGGTCGTGCGCCGATTACTATTAATTCGCCGGGATGGAATCCCGTGGTGAGTGTGTCTATGTCATGGAAGCCGGTTGCAAGTCCGGTTATGAATTCTCTATTATTATAAAGCTTGTCTACTAAATCTATGGTATCCTTAACAACACTGCTTACGTGGACTACAGTGCTTCCCACAATCTTTTCGGATATCTTAAATATTTTTTCTTCAGCCTTGTCTAAAAGCTGGTTAACCTCAAGTCCTTCTTCATAACTCAGGGTTATTATCTCAGTGGCAGTCCTGATCAGGTTTCTGAGTACGGCTTTTTCCCTGACAATTTTTGAATGGTATTTAATATTTGCAGATGTGGGCACCATATTGACAAGCGCACTGAGGTAGGAAGCGCCGCCTATTTCCTCAAGCTGACCGTTTCTGCTGAGCTGTTCAGTAAGGGTAATTAAATCAACCGGCTCGTTTTTCTTGTACAAGTCCAGCATCCCGAGGTATATTTTCCTGTGTGCGTCCCTGTAGAAATCATTGGGGGAGAGGATTTCTACGGCAATGGCTATTGCTTCATTTTCAAGCAGAATTGAGCCTAAGATAGACTGTTCTGCCTCTAAATTCTGGGGCGGCAAGCGGTCAACTGCAAGGTCAAGCTCTTTCATTTTAGCAATAAGGGATACGTTAAAAAATTAAAACTACAGAGAACACCGAGAAAAGAATTCATTTTAAATTTAGCATTGCAAATTTAGCATTTAAAATTTGCA contains:
- a CDS encoding zinc-binding dehydrogenase, whose amino-acid sequence is VLRGQKAVDLNKTHTVLILGSGISGLLHVQMAKLKGAAVISTDVNEYRLNKAVEFGADYAVRACQYSADELKKMNNGNLADVVIVCAGAKEAVNDALNSVDRKGTIIFFAVPSEDITLPSVRFWRDEMTVLFSYGAAPEDLRDAMQLIGSNMINVRKMITHKLPFSEIQEGFKLVSEGKRSLKVVMVPDEPK
- a CDS encoding YkgJ family cysteine cluster protein; translated protein: MPNMDVVMPTKLDLNAKFKFRCHKGIRCFTKCCSNIEIFLMPYDILRLKNRLKISSDKFLSEYTYIKIDDKSSHPHVMLKMSDNKERKCPFVTPEGCTIYTDRPASCRYYPIGQGTLKVAGKDGPEDEEFYFFINEPHCFGFDENKSWTIESWRIDQEVQLYDEMNRDWKAMQLRRNLPGQPEPDEKKLRQFYMASYDMDNFRRFIFDSRFLDVFDLEEKEIEKIRTDEIELMKFGVKYIKYVMMLDQSLKIKDSVLQARTKTK
- the amrB gene encoding AmmeMemoRadiSam system protein B — translated: MKRRPAVAGQFYQGSSAGLLKEVQRYIESAAKEKVIGVVSPHAGLMYSGSVAGAVYSRIEIPHTFILIGPNHTGLGKPVSLMADGEWEVPTGVLTIDKALAKKIMQCSPLIQEDSTAHLMEHSLEVQLPFILHFSSDVLIVPVIMMAYSLDVCREVGLALADAVQDTKYPVTIVASSDMSHYEPDSAARAKDKKAINKILDLDPEGLYKTVTGENISMCGFAPVTAMLFAVKKLGAKKAAFVKYMTSGDASGDYSAVVGYAGIVIK
- the dnaB gene encoding replicative DNA helicase, which produces MKELDLAVDRLPPQNLEAEQSILGSILLENEAIAIAVEILSPNDFYRDAHRKIYLGMLDLYKKNEPVDLITLTEQLSRNGQLEEIGGASYLSALVNMVPTSANIKYHSKIVREKAVLRNLIRTATEIITLSYEEGLEVNQLLDKAEEKIFKISEKIVGSTVVHVSSVVKDTIDLVDKLYNNREFITGLATGFHDIDTLTTGFHPGELIVIGARPGMGKTAFCLNIAAHVGIEGNLPVAIFSLEMTSAQIVLRMLCSEAEVDSKSVRSGYHTKEDYRKLVAAAGRLAEAKIYIDDTFNSVLEIRAKSRRLKAEHGLGLIIIDYLQLMRGEGSFIQREQAISEISRSLKALAKDLSITVIVISQLNRSCEQRDNKRPLLADLRESGAIEQDADTIMFLYRGEYYKAKDAEEGVAELNVAKQRNGPTREIKLTFLDKFTKFKAYSDRETF